In Geobacter sp., the genomic stretch GCTAATTGTATACAACAACGATGCCAAGCGTATACAAAAGGAAGGAGGCCAAAGGGGATTATTCAAAAGCAGACAAACCTTTTTATTCCAATTGGTTACACAACAAGCAGACACAAGCGGACCGCTCCGGGCCAGTCGCCATTGTATACTTTTGACCCATATCTATCCTTGATTTACGGGCAATGTGGCTACAATCGATCATTTTCTGCAATAATTACAGAATAATAGGATCACAGGCCGCAATTGTATCATTTTGTCCATGAATGTATCATTTTGTCACACCGACCGGATGTACTATCCGATATGCTGATTTCCGGGAAGGGGGCTCTGCTTGAGGAAAGGGGCTGAATTGGGATCTATGGGGAGGGGAGTTCACGCAAAGGGGAAACTCGGGGGATTACCAGTTTCCATTTCCATCGATTTTTTGCTATCGTTTCATTGCCAGCCGGATCATTAACGTACCCGACCCTACCCAAAACCGCGACTGGCAACGACTACCGATGCACCATGGCCGAAGATTCCCCACCGAAAAGGATCGCACATGACCACAGCCACCCTGCTCTATTTCCTGGGCGCATCCATCGCCCTGACCCTGGCGCCGGGCCCCGATAACATCTTCGTCATGACCCAGGGGATCGCCCGCGGCCGCAGGCCGGCCATCATCACGGCCCTGGGGATGTGCAGCGGCATCAGTGTCCACACCACAGCCGCTGCCTTCGGCATCTCGGCCCTGTTCTACTCGTCGGCGCTCGCCTTCAACCTGGTAAAGTACGCCGGCGCCGCCTATCTCCTCTACCTGGCCTTCAGGACCCTGCAGGATCGCTCGGCGGTCAGGCTCGCCACTGCCGACGACAGGCCCGCTGCCGCCCTGTTCAGGCGTGGGTTCATCATGAACGTGCTCAACCCCAAGGTGGCGCTCTTCTTCCTCGCCTTCCTCCCCCAGTTCGTCACCCCGGCCGCTGGCCACGTCCCCCTGCAGATGCTGCTCCTGGGGCTCATCTTCATGGTGCAGGCCATCGTCATCTTCTGCCTGATCGGCTATTTTGCCGGCAGCATCGGCAGCTACATCCTTGCCCGGCCGCGGGTCGCCAAGCACTTCGACTGGCTGACCGCCGGGGTCTTCGCCTCGCTGGGGATCAGGCTCGCCCTGGCGGAGCGGTGACGCCGCTCAGGCAACCCCCTTGAACTGCGCATAGAAGGACTTGTTGAGGAGGATCGCCTTGTTGTCCTGCACCTCGATCAGCCCGTCCCGCTCCAACCGGCTCAAGACCCTGGTCACCGTCTCCCTGGCAACCGCCGCGTAACTGGCCATCTGCTGGTGGGTCAGCTTGATGTTGATGATGATGCCGCGGTCGTCCACCACGCCGTAAAGCGCCTGCAGACGGTCGAGCACCGCCATGACCCGGTGCTCGGCATTGTCGAAGCTCAAGATCTTGATCATGGCCCAGGAATCGCGCAGGCGGAAACAGAGGAGATCGATGATCCTGCGGCGGATCTCTTCGTTGCTCATCAGGTGCTGGTCGAAATCCTCCTTGGAGAGAAAGCCGATCACCACGTCCTCGTGGGCGATAACCGACGCCGGCGAGGTCTTGCCGTCCAGAAGCGCCATCTCGCCGAAGAAGTCCCCTTTCTTGTGGATGCCGATGATCTGCTCCCGCCCCTCCTCGTTCATCTTCACGATCCGCACCTTGCCGGCATAGACCAGGTACATGTAGTTCGCCGTATCCTCCTCGTACAGGACAATCTGATCCTTGTTAAAGCGCTTCTTGACGATCAGCCGCTCGACCTGCTCCAGCTCCTCGTCTCCCAGACCCTTGAAGAACGGGATATTCTTGATGATATTGTCAAACCTTCGTTCATCACTCTTAAAGATCATGATCGCCCCCACGGCTTCTCTTTAGAAGCATACCGTCGTATCAAGACAACAATATCACGGATTGTGCCCGCCACAATCTCTGCGGCAGATCCGGCGAAAGATCGAAGGTTATGGAGAGGGGGGAATTGGCTCAGCCGAGACGGATCAGGGCCGCACCTGCAAGGATCAAGAGGGCTGCCGTCAGCCGGAACCGGCCGCACGGCTCATTGAGGAAGATGACGCCGATCAGCACCCCGACCATGATGCTCACCTGCCGCACCGGCACGGCATAGCTCATCGGGGCGAGTTTCAGCCCATAGCGGAAGGAGAGAAACGACCCCATCATCACCGGGCCGCTGGCCAGGATCAGCAACCGGTTCTCCCGGAACTCGGCCATGATCTGGGAGCGGTAGCAGCTGCGCATGATGTTGACGGTCATCATCGCCAGCATGGCAATCACCAAGATATGGGTGAAATAGAGGGGGGAATAGAAGCCGACACCGGTCTTGTCGACGATGGCACCCAGGGAGTAGACGAACCCGGCCCCCAGGGCGGCCCGCACCGAGGGGCTGCCAAAACTTTTGAACGGCCGCAGCAGCTCCCCCAGCGAGAGCCGCTGCAACTGCACCGAATAAGCCCCGGCAACCACCAGCAGGATGCCGGCGCCACCCACCGGCGTCAGCCGTTCCCCCAGGAGAAAGATCCCCCAGAGCGGCACATAGACCATGGCGGTCTGGGAAAGGGGATAGACCATCGAAAGGTCGCCGCCCCGGTAGGCACGCCCGTTCAGGAGATGGTAGAGGACGAAACAGACCGCACCGGCCAGGCCGAGCACCAGGACACGCAGGTCGGGAACGGGAAACGGGCCGGGCATCAAGGGGAGGGTCAGGGTGAACATGCTGCCGGAGCTGACGAACATCCACCAGATAAAGACCGTCTTGTGGCGGCTCTGCTTGACCAGCAGGTTCCAAAGGGCATGCATCACCGCAGAAACGACGATAAGGAAAAACGCCAGTGAACTCATGACCGGAGAGTATAGCGAAGATATAAATTTTTAGCGAGACTAAAATTTCTTGAGCAAAACCCTGGGCAAGCTGAAACGGCTCCGTCTACCTGCTGCCGACCCCTTTAAAAAAGGTATAGCAGAAGGTGCCGTCATCATCCGCGGCCCGCTGCAGGTCGGCAATCCCCCGTTCCCACGCCTCATCCCGCATCATGGCCGCGGCAATGGCCCGCTCCCGCACCCCCTCCACCATGGCGATGAAGGTCTTCCGGGTGAACCCCTCCACCAGGACCGGTCTGCTGGCATCCGCATAGACCATGCGGGGCGACACCCGGACCTGCCGCAAACCGGCATTTTCCAAAAGCGGATAGAGCCGGCGACCGATCAGCGCATCCCCCCCGGCCAGCTCCTGCAGCTCGACGAGACACTCGATGGTCCGGCGCGCCGCCGCGCTTTCCGGGTGAAAGCAGACCGTCCCGTGATCCCCCTCGATGACGGTAACGGTCCCTCCCGGCTTCACCACCCGCCTGAGCTCCGCCAGCGCCTCGGCCGGCCGGTGCAGGTGCTCCAGGACGAAACAGAGAAAGACATGGTCGAACGTGCCGTCGCCAAAAGGGAGGGCATAGAGGTCTGCCTGGCGGAAATCCACATTGTCGAGCCCGGCCCTGGCCGCTGCCAGGCGCGCCTCCCCCAGGGAATCGACGGAGATATCCACCGAGGTGAAGCGCGCCTCAGGGCTGTTCCTCCCCAGGATCACGGTCTGCGCCCCGACGCCGCACCCCGCCTCCAGGACATGGCAGCCGGCCGGATAGCGGGTATCGTGGTGCAGCAGCTCCTCCAGGGTCCGGGCCTGGTCCTCCAGGCGCTCGGACTCCCGCTCGTGATAGCCGTGGACATAGGATTGCATGGCGTTGACCTCCTTGAAGCAATAAATGGCCGCATCTCCCGACTGCACGCCGGAGAGTCCTGCTTTGGGCGATAATCCGTTCAGAGCGACTTGATCTGGTAGAAGGAATCCATGGCCTTGGGATAGATCTCCATGACCGTGTCGAGGGAGAGATCGATGGAGCCGAGCAGTTCGTGGTCGACCCCCTTTTCCGACCCCGCCTGGACCACCTGGTCGGCCACCTGGATCAGGGCGATCATCCGGTTCACCATGCCGCCGAAATTGCGGTTGTGGTGGTAGCGGATCAGGTTCTGGATCGATTCGGGGTAGTTCCACTTCTTGGCGATCAGTGCGCCGATCTCGGCATGGCGGGTGGCGAGCAGGTCTTCCAGGAACGACGGTTCGATATGGAAATCCTTGGCAACGCTCAGGATGACGGTCTTGCCCAGGTCGAGCAGCAGCCCGCCGAGAAAGGCCTCCTCGGGATCGAGGCGGCAGCGGCGGGCAAGCCCGCTGGCCACGAAGGCGGTCTTCAGGGCATCGTCCAGGATGACCTGCAGCCGCTCCTGGGGGATGTCGCTGCTCTGCAGGGAGTTGATCTGGATGCCGGTGACGATGTTCATGATCTCCCGCATGCCGAGCCGGACAATGGCGAAGTGGATGGAATCGACCTGGCCGCTGCCGCCGTAGAACGGGGAGTTGGCAATCTTCAGGATGCGCGAGATCAGCACCTGGTCGGTCATGATCAGCTTGGCCATGTCTTGGAAGGTGGTCTTCTCGTCCTCCATGAGAGAGATCAGCTGCATCAGCATGCCGGGAAGAACCGGCAGCTGGAACTCTTCCTTGTAGAGCCGCTGGTTGATCGCCTCGATGGCAGCGTCCCGCTCAAGGGAGTCCCGGTTCATCTCGTCGAAGACGCGGACCGCGTCGAACAGGATGCGGCCGGTTTCCAGGTGGATCGGGCCGTTCAGCACCGAATCGGGCAGCGGCGACGTGACCGACACCGAACCGTGCTTGCAGGAAAAGACCTCGATGAGGAGTTTTTCCACCAGCTGGGTAAAGACCTCGGAGAGGGCGCGGCCGGAGATCAGGCCGTTCTCCACCAGGTAGCGGGTAAAAGAGATGCCAGCAGAGCGGCTGGCGGTCAGGGCCTGGATGACCTGCATCTCGCCCAGAGCGCCCTCCTTCACCAGGAATTCCCCCAGGCGGTTCCCCTTCTTCTGGGAGGCAGCAAAGATGATCTTGCCGGTCTCCAGGTAAAAGGTCATCCCCCCCTCCCCCTCCAGCGTAATGGTTGCCACGCAGGAGAGCCGGTTCATGTCGATCC encodes the following:
- a CDS encoding LysE family translocator, giving the protein MTTATLLYFLGASIALTLAPGPDNIFVMTQGIARGRRPAIITALGMCSGISVHTTAAAFGISALFYSSALAFNLVKYAGAAYLLYLAFRTLQDRSAVRLATADDRPAAALFRRGFIMNVLNPKVALFFLAFLPQFVTPAAGHVPLQMLLLGLIFMVQAIVIFCLIGYFAGSIGSYILARPRVAKHFDWLTAGVFASLGIRLALAER
- a CDS encoding cyclic nucleotide-binding domain-containing protein, which produces MIFKSDERRFDNIIKNIPFFKGLGDEELEQVERLIVKKRFNKDQIVLYEEDTANYMYLVYAGKVRIVKMNEEGREQIIGIHKKGDFFGEMALLDGKTSPASVIAHEDVVIGFLSKEDFDQHLMSNEEIRRRIIDLLCFRLRDSWAMIKILSFDNAEHRVMAVLDRLQALYGVVDDRGIIINIKLTHQQMASYAAVARETVTRVLSRLERDGLIEVQDNKAILLNKSFYAQFKGVA
- a CDS encoding EamA family transporter — protein: MSSLAFFLIVVSAVMHALWNLLVKQSRHKTVFIWWMFVSSGSMFTLTLPLMPGPFPVPDLRVLVLGLAGAVCFVLYHLLNGRAYRGGDLSMVYPLSQTAMVYVPLWGIFLLGERLTPVGGAGILLVVAGAYSVQLQRLSLGELLRPFKSFGSPSVRAALGAGFVYSLGAIVDKTGVGFYSPLYFTHILVIAMLAMMTVNIMRSCYRSQIMAEFRENRLLILASGPVMMGSFLSFRYGLKLAPMSYAVPVRQVSIMVGVLIGVIFLNEPCGRFRLTAALLILAGAALIRLG
- a CDS encoding methyltransferase domain-containing protein, producing the protein MQSYVHGYHERESERLEDQARTLEELLHHDTRYPAGCHVLEAGCGVGAQTVILGRNSPEARFTSVDISVDSLGEARLAAARAGLDNVDFRQADLYALPFGDGTFDHVFLCFVLEHLHRPAEALAELRRVVKPGGTVTVIEGDHGTVCFHPESAAARRTIECLVELQELAGGDALIGRRLYPLLENAGLRQVRVSPRMVYADASRPVLVEGFTRKTFIAMVEGVRERAIAAAMMRDEAWERGIADLQRAADDDGTFCYTFFKGVGSR
- a CDS encoding HDOD domain-containing protein produces the protein MGVLFQVDLSFMPLHDILQWIDMNRLSCVATITLEGEGGMTFYLETGKIIFAASQKKGNRLGEFLVKEGALGEMQVIQALTASRSAGISFTRYLVENGLISGRALSEVFTQLVEKLLIEVFSCKHGSVSVTSPLPDSVLNGPIHLETGRILFDAVRVFDEMNRDSLERDAAIEAINQRLYKEEFQLPVLPGMLMQLISLMEDEKTTFQDMAKLIMTDQVLISRILKIANSPFYGGSGQVDSIHFAIVRLGMREIMNIVTGIQINSLQSSDIPQERLQVILDDALKTAFVASGLARRCRLDPEEAFLGGLLLDLGKTVILSVAKDFHIEPSFLEDLLATRHAEIGALIAKKWNYPESIQNLIRYHHNRNFGGMVNRMIALIQVADQVVQAGSEKGVDHELLGSIDLSLDTVMEIYPKAMDSFYQIKSL